TTATTGGATTTATTAAATAATTTAACGGAATATTATGTTGTTTTATGGATTTTCCTTGGCGGTGACTCATAAAACCATAAGGCCTAACGCTATCAAGGCTTAACGGAATAATCAAAACATTCCTAAAACAAGCAATACCTGCTTCTTGAGAGCACCAATCAGAATTCCTAAAATTATCGCTTAAAATAGGAATAAAAATATCAGCTTCATCCAATTCTTTAAGAATACGGTGTTTCCATTCTTCAGATATTCCAATATCCTCATGTGCCATGAAGCTTTCAATCCCCAAATAAGCAAGTAACTCTTTTATTTCAGCCCCAACATGTCTATCTTCAACAGAATAACTTATAAATGCGTTTAATTTCTCTTTTTTATGAATAATTTTTTCTTTTTCTAATGACTTTCCTAAATTAACACTTCTAATCTCATTTATTCTGGGAGTACCTGCATTTTTTATTATTCTTCCAATTGGAGCAATTGGTAATTCAGCCATAATTTCACCTCCTCTCTAAAAGTATTATACATTCCTAATTTTCATTTGGCACATGAAAATAAAAACTTATCATATTAGTTGCTATGGAAAATATGCTATTAATTATCTGAAGCTGAGATTCATTCCATGGGAAATTATTGAAAATATGCCGAAACCCAATTTTCTATATGATTAAATAAATAGTGAAATATTTATTTATATATAATATAGCGAAACCATTTTTCTGAAAATTGATTAAAATCATTATTATCAGATTTATCTCTCTTAAACTCCTTATTTTAAGAAGGTGAAAAATACATTTTATAAGATTTGAAAAATATAGTTAAAAGATAAACAATATAATACCTTATTTACTTAATTGAAGTGTTAATATAGTTTAGTTTTTTGATAAGATTTTCTATAAAAAATCGCCTTCTTCAGCATAATAAATAAAATCTTCTATAAACTCTTTGAATGAATAATTTTTTTGAGTATCAACTTTATTAAAATCTGAAGGATTTCTAAACCCTTTTTTAATTCCTGCATCGATTTTTTTAATATCTTTTTCAAGGGTATTTCTTATAGCTGTGATAAATTTAGTATTAGGATTCTTTGAACCTTTTTTATAAATCTTTAATTCATTAGCGACCTCTAATACTTCAACATATCCTTTTTGATCGTAAAAATCATTTATCATATCGTTAATTGCTACAGGATACATGCCCCATTTAGATGTAAAGTTATCTGTTTCCTCATTGGGCAAATGATAGATCTTAAACTCTATAATGTCCTCTGGAATGTAGCCAGCTATAAATGTACTTACATTATCATTTATTAAAGGTCTAGCTCTGTGAATGCACTGATAAATCTCAGAATCCCTCTTTTCAGCACCATAATCTTGAGGAGTATAATTATTTGTTTCAATTTCCAGTTTCTCTTTTATTATAGGTTCTAAAAACAAGGGCATTTTCCTTTCGAATTCTTCCAAAATAATTTCGTGTTCTATTATTTCTCCTGTTTCTTCATTTTTCATTTTAATTTTCAATATTTTATTGCCATTTGCATCGAATAATATTTGAGATCCGTAGCCTTTTTCAAATTTAGGTCTCCAAAAATCATCAATTAAACTGTAATTTGTCCGGAAAATATTATTATAATCATCCAAAACACCTTCTTCATTAATAGAGGATGTTCCCAATAATAAGAGAGCATCTCTATTTTTAAATGTGTTCAATCCCCTTGTATCATAAAAATGAGCTGTTTCCTTAATGTATTTAAGTCCCTCGAAAATATCCTCATAATCTTTGTATGTTATCAGGCCCATATTGGTGTATTTACGAGAAATTCGACTGACAAATTCTTTTAGTTTAAATATTTCAGATCCAAAATAGCTTTTATAGAATAGATTATTCTCATAAATTTTCCAAATTTCCTTATCTTTTCTTTTGATAGAGCTTTTGTAGCCATAAAAGTTTATATTCTCTTTTTCTATATCATTTTCAGAACAGAACTGTTCAAAAACTTTAGTAAAAAACTTTTCAGGGAACGTAGCATCCGAAATAACAACAGGTATACCTTCTAATGCATATTTAAATGCATAATATAAATAAGGTTCATAATAATCTCTTTTCTCACTATAAATTTTATAATATTTCATCCATTTTTCAAATCCATAAGGATTAAATTGTATTAAAACTTTAATTATATCCTCATTTTCATTATATACGGCTTCTTTTAAGGCATCACGGTAATCATTAATTAAATAATTGATAAATCTTTCATCACCATCCAACAATTGCATTATATCACAAATGGGGATAATTTCCAGAACTTCAGATAGTACATCCTCATTAAATAGTAGTTTATCACTTCTATCAAATGTTTCATCAAAAAAAACCATATCAAAATTATAATCCTCTTTTCTATCAAAAATAAGGTTTAAAAATTCAGGAACAGTTGTCAAATGCTTTTCTTTAGGCTCAAACTGCTTTTTATAATTACATTTCTTTTTTTCAGACTTAGAACAGAGTTTATTACAGATATATTGGGGAGTAATTTTATTTTCTTCATTTTTGCCGCGAAAATTGAAAATGGGATCGCTACTATTCTTTTTTTTACATAGATAATCAAATCCTTTCCAATGTTCAATTAGCCTCTTATTTTTAATAATTTCTTTATATTCAGTTTCAATGAGCTTGTGGGTTGGAACTATAATCAATACTTTCTTATCATATGCGTTTTCTAAATATTCTTTAATTAAAGTTGTTTTTCCAGCTCCAGGCTGTAAAGCTAAAATATTAATTCCTTCTTCAAAATTAATTTCTCTTTTATTTTTCCAGACGGTATCAATGTCACTTCCAAGATCTACCCAGTTTAATTCCATTTTTACACCAATTTATTCCCAGATACTTCAGAAATTAAATTTTCTAAGGATTTATCTGCATCTTTTCTTTCACTAAGCCCATGTACAAACCTTTCAGTTAATGCATCTCTAATTTGATTTTGAGATTTAATGTATGATATAATGTCTTCGAATAACTCATTAATTTCATTTGAAGTTCTTATTCCGGGTTTTGAATAACCTAATTTCATTTTAATGAATTCATCATCTTTAAGTGGTTTATTATATGTAAATAAAGCATCGATTAGTTTCTCATCTTGCCCTTCTAAGCCTTGTTCTTTAATCTGCCAACCTCTAATTTGTTTCTCATCTTCTGAATTATACATTAAATTGTACCTAATGAATCTTTCAGCGCCATATAACTCTTTTATTGGCATTGAATGTTCTTCACCAGCTAAGTATCTGATATTTAAGTATTCATACTTTTCACGTAATTGTGGAAGCTTTTTTTTACTCATTTCCATTTCATATCCTATTGATTCAGAATATTCTTTAATAGATTCAGTAGGATTATTTAGATTGTAGAAGTGTATTATCCAATATGCATCAATCCATGCTAGCTCATCATCATTTAAATCTCTAATTTTCAATATATCTTCTGTTATATTCCATTTTTCCAACTTTTTAGACTCAATATTTTGTATTCTACCAGAAAATAATTTTTTAAGCTCATTTTTAGCTATTTTAGCATTTTCTAAATTGTCACTACTCATTTTATTAAAAATATGCAGTATTTCAAGAGGATCTGTTTTCATTAAGCTAAAAATTAGATAATCTGACTTTAAATTCTGTCTTCTCGTGCCTTTAGGTTTAGGTTCGTAGCCTATAATATGAACTTTATCCTTATCCATAAGTCGCATTATAGATTCATCAAAAGTCTTTTTTTTATCCTCAGGCCTTTTTATATTGGGTAATTTATTTATAGCTTCTTTTTTTAGCTCTTTTCCCGTAAGTGCCCCTTTTTCTAATACTTTTAGAATTGGTTCATCCAACTCAGGTTTTTTTGGCATATAATTTTCTCCAAAATTCATATATGTGCTAATAGCACTTAAAACTACCTAAATTTACATTTGATTGTGCATTTAGAATAGCTTTTGAAGCTACATTAAAAGAAAGTAGCTTTCAAAAAAAGAAAAAGAGGCTGATAAAATGGAAAATGGTTTAGAAAGTTTTAGAAATGAATTAAAAACTATTGAAGGAGGTGAAAAAAGATGTTAATAGATTATTTTAAGGGACCTGCTGAAGAATATGTATTAGGAAAAACTCCTATAAATCTCTTAAACGCAATAATGCGGATAAATAATGAGCTTGAAAGCCAATCACAAATTATAAAATGGACAAAAACTGAAAATAAAATGATTACTGGTGGATTTCCTGTTGAAATTCATAGTAAAGATAGTAAAAATCAATCCAATCTGTATATTAATGAAGAGTATTCAAAATATGTTGCTGAAACACTCTGTTTACAGAAACCAGAATGGGAAGAAGGGAAATATAATAGTGAAATTGTTGAATTAATGCTTCATAATTTTACAATATCTGATATCATTCAAATAGAAAAGTTGATTAAACATCTATTGTATGAAAGATCTAAAATCAATTCTATGGATTATAAAGAGGGTATACCCAGTGTTATGGAACTTCCTCTAAATCCTTGTGATCAAAATGAATTGGAAGATATTGTGAACAATTTCTTTAAGAATAACAATGTAACTGATAGTTTAAAAAATTATTTAGGCCGTTTGTTAATTAAATATTGTTTATACTATGCATTTTATTTCTAAAATAACAAAAATTAAATCTCTTCTTTCATTTTTTTTAACCACTGAAATTAACATCAGGGTTTGGAGGATGAGAGACCATTATTTTACAGAAAATAATTTACAGAATAATTGGAGATAACAAGTATTATTTTGTTAAATGGGTTAATATAAAGTATTTATGTAAAATCAATTACCTAATGAAACTCTAAAATTAAAAAATAATTATCGTAGTTAGTATAATAGTAAATGGGGCCTTAATAAAGACAGTAGATTTATATACAATATGAGGTATATAATAATTAGTAATATGTAATGGTTATGGATTTTAATATTTAATAAACGGCTGTGGAAAGAATGGTAGCCTTAAAAAACGTTGTGAAAGAAATTGAGACTATAAGTGTAGTTAACTCATGGTTAAAGGATTTAAGTCACAACACTAAAAAGAGTTATTTGAATGCCTTAGCTGAATTTTGTATTGCTAATAGTTTAAATCCTGAAGAAATGTTGAAAATCATTTATATGGAAGAAGAGGAAAGATTACCGGCATGGGAGCGTTCAGTAAATAAATGGTTTGAAAATTTTGATGAACATTGTAAAAAACAGAATCGTACCAAAAAAACCAGGGATAATAGAAGAGGCATTGTAAATGCGTTTATTTGTTTCAATGAATTACCAGCTTATGTAG
This portion of the Methanobacterium sp. genome encodes:
- a CDS encoding TIR domain-containing protein, whose product is MAELPIAPIGRIIKNAGTPRINEIRSVNLGKSLEKEKIIHKKEKLNAFISYSVEDRHVGAEIKELLAYLGIESFMAHEDIGISEEWKHRILKELDEADIFIPILSDNFRNSDWCSQEAGIACFRNVLIIPLSLDSVRPYGFMSHRQGKSIKQHNIPLNYLINPIIDNFPEINIFGNLISELNGVKGYRKAEQFMGNLLPYFDKLSVNEINRVVDVSIANNQIWDAGKCKRVYLPKFIEINENKIDKTKLKKLKELIAVEDV